The Medicago truncatula cultivar Jemalong A17 chromosome 4, MtrunA17r5.0-ANR, whole genome shotgun sequence genome includes a region encoding these proteins:
- the LOC25492385 gene encoding protein N-lysine methyltransferase METTL21A — MEADRLNTPTTFEMPLEVLGHDLLFAQDPNSKHHGTTIWDASLVFAKFLERNCRKGRFSPAKLKGKRVIELGAGCGVSGFAMAMLGCDVIVTDQKEVLPLLQRNVDRNISRVMQKNPELFGSIKVSELQWGDESHIKAVGPPFDYIIGTDVVYVEHLLEPLLQTILALSGPRTTTVLGYEIRSTSVHEKMLQMWKKNFDMKTVSKSKMDETFQHPSIELFIMGFKPLAEGPENSSQAAAEKVDVEPDVEDKNTEENIVLEGSGLVEENSEDHSKSIPRNAKLSEWEARRYGSVAAKILRDVKIS, encoded by the exons ATGGAAGCTGATAG ATTAAATACCCCAACCACTTTTGAGATGCCATTGGAAGTTTTGGGCCATGATTTGCTATTTGCTCAG GACCCCAACTCTAAGCACCATGGAACTACAATATGGGATGCATCACTTGTATTTGCAAAGTTTCTT GAACGGAATTGCAGAAAAGGAAGATTTTCCCCTGCTAAACTTAAAGGAAAACGTGTAATAGAACTAGGAGCTGGCTGTGGTGTTTCCGGGTTTG CCATGGCTATGCTGGGTTGTGATGTTATAGTTACAGACCAAAAGGAGGTTTTGCCATTATTACAAAGAAACGTCGATCGTAATATTTCAAGGGTTATGCAAAAGAATCCTG AGTTATTTGGCTCAATCAAGGTTTCCGAGCTTCAATGGGGAGACGAGAGTCACATTAAGGCCGTTGGTCCTCCATTTGACTACATTATTGGCACCGACGTT GTTTATGTAGAACATCTATTGGAGCCTCTATTGCAGACAATACTTGCTTTATCTGGACCTAGGACAACTACAGTG TTGGGTTATGAGATCCGATCCACCAGTGTCCATGAGAAGATGCTTCAGATGTGGAAAAAAAACTTTGACATGAAGACCGTCTCGAAATCAAAG ATGGATGAAACATTTCAACATCCAAGCATTGAACTCTTCATTATGGGATTTAAACCTTTGGCAGAGGGCCCAGAAAACTCAAGTCAAGCTGCTGCTGAAAAAGTTGATGTGGAACCTGATGTGGAGGATAAAAACACTGAGGAAAATATTGTACTAGAAGGATCTGGTCTTGTTGAAGAAAATAGCGAGGATCATAGTAAGTCAATTCCCCGAAATGCAAAGCTTAGCGAGTGGGAAGCCAGAAGGTATGGCTCAGTGGCTGCAAAGATTTTACGAGACGTAAAAATATCATGA